Sequence from the Fusarium oxysporum Fo47 chromosome VI, complete sequence genome:
CGTGTTTTTTAAGGTCAGTTGTTCGATAGTCGTGTCTAGAAGAGCATTTTCGCTCCTACTGGTGTCAGGTCTGTGAAACGAAGGGTTTGGTGCGTGTTGAGTATCACTATTTGCTGAGGAGTTCAAGTATGAGGCAAATGACGACTGCAAAAGTTGCGAAGTGCACATTTGGCGGTAGTAATTTCTGTCGTCGATGTATAGTTCGAGAAGAATAACCCTGGCGGCAAACGTATCTGGCTTGGGTTGGCGTCCTGAAAGGATTATCAGCCATGTAATGAACCCTACTGCCAGTGACAACTACGATACCTGTAGAGTTTTCTTGTCGTAATTTCCACTCTGAAGCATCCCGAGGCCGCCATAGCCTTTCAGGACACGGCAGTTGTCGCGTCGCCTCACGGAGGTTGAATACCAGCGGAGTACCTAGAAAGATATGGCTCAAACACTCCAATACACGTACACAAGTGGCTAGACGTAGTTCACTCTCCTCAGTGATCCAAGCTTGCCATGCTGCTTCGTTGTCAAGCTCACCCTGACGCGAGTGTCTGCGTTTGTCAGCCTTGCCAATGAGGTCCCAGCACATCGTCGCTAGGCTACTTCGCCTATGCTGCAGAACGATCTTGTCTCTGTGTGAGCCTGAGAATAGCCACAGAACATGTAAGAGAAAGACGCATTGTACTGTTGTTACGTCGACATTCAATATGTTATCGTGTACCTGAGGCTTGAGGGTTAGATACCACGTAATACAGTGCCTTGCCATCTGTGACTCTACTTACAGTGAGTTCAACAGCTCGGGCTAGTAGGTCAGATAACGCAGAGCTATACTCGTCTGCGCCTTGAATCTCAGAATAATGGCTTCCGACCGCTGCGACGGCTAATAACAAAACCCATGGGAGATCTGGGTCCTCCAAGCGAGatggatgaagaaaagggaaCTGGGAATCGAAATACTCAAAGTATAGTTCTACGAAGGCGTGTAGGATGTCTTCAGGAATTACTAGTACTGTTGAGTCTCTTCGCTGCGTCTTGTAGAAGTTGTTCAAGTCCTCTACGGCCTGTCTAGGTAGCTCATGGATATATCCAAAGACTTCGGCCCCAGCCATTTGCAAACTCATGGCTTGCAGCTCTGGGAATGAACGGCATGGCAGCGCATAAGGAGAGCATATATGTTCAGGACTTAAATAAGTCTTGGTAGAAGCCGGGCCAGTTGCAGTCTGTTGAGCCGAGGTTGCGTGATGTGCTGCATCTGAGGGAGGATGTACCATATCCGGTAGCTCAAGTGGTATCTCCAATTCGTCCATGAACCAGGGAAAGGAGAAATGAGCCATCGCAGGATTCCAAGACATCCATGGACTATTTGATATGGCATCAAGACTGCCAATATCCCCGCTGAAAGGAAAAGCATCGGGCAAGGTTGGAAGATAAGCCCAGCTGGAAGAAGTATCTGGGACTGTTGTGTATATGGTGCTTGATGCTATCGTCGGCATTCCACTCGTATTAGAGGGAATAGAACGAGGATTGTCCCATTCTTCTGAAGCGACATGAAGGTCACCAGGTATAAACGCTTCCTCCTGGAAGTCTGCGCCTTGAGCTGTGAGGGGCGATGAAGCAGCGAtgtcttggccttgggatGACTCTCCAACGATTATAGTATCACTATCATCTTGCCGTGCACTAGATACCCTATCAGGATAAATGCACTCTGAATTGCGAGTCTCACATCGCGAACAAGGATGGCCTCCATCACAGCTCTGCTTTACCCTTGAACAGGGTGCACAAGCTTGACCACGGCAGCGACGACGAGTTTTGGACGAACCAGGTTGACTACCATGCAAGGCTCGATGACGAGTAAGGGTATCACTATATTAGGTCAGCAAGATCACCGCGTCCATGAGCGCAGTTAGTGACTGACTTGCGAGAGAATGACTTGGAGCAGACGTTGCACTGAAACGGCTTGAGGCCCGTGTGTCGTAGGACGTGTCGATCGCGGTGCTCACGGCGTTGGAACGTCTCCCCACAATGGCCACAGGATAATGGATTCGGCTCCATGACTTAGTACCCCGATGCGGTACAAATTGGTGCAAGGTTTCGTAAAAGAGTAGAAGGTGGGTGAGAAGCGGCGGGACGGGTTATTTGACGATGGTGGGGTGCTAACGACGTTTGGATTCGTGCTATTTACCCCGCCGGCCCCGCCTCCTCCAGGGTAAGAACTCACGGAACAGTGGACTCTTGCTATTAAATGAAGCGGTAAAGGGTTTTCAGCTTAAGAAATGATATTTCTCTAGCTGCTAGCGGCTGAGTTTTATGTCAGAATAGGATAACTTAGCTTGGACTTCTCAATAACCTAACGGTGGTGAAGCCCTCTATGCGAGAGCATCAAAGTCCACTTCACGAACAACGATCCCAATTGTCGACCAGATCAAAATTGAAATGGAAGATTCTACCCTTGAATGGTTCGGTATGTTTATCTTCATTTCTCTAAACAAGCACTGTCATTGAACCAATAGGTGCCACGACATTCCGCCTTCGAACAAGAGGCGTCACCGTCTTCCTAGATACTTGGCTCGACAGACCTTCCGTACTGAAGACTTATCTCCCAGTTGACGAAGTAAAAGAGGCCGACTATATCTTTATCTCACATGCTCATTTCGACCAGTAAGTTCTATAAATCTGACGAAGAGGCTACCCTAACCTGGAGAAAAAGCCTCCCCGGCGCAGATcgcatcgccatcatgacCGGCGCCATCGTCATAGCCAATAACGAAGCAATCAACCTCCTAAGAGAGGGCGGCGTTCCAGAACACCAACTCCTGCCTGTTCAAGGCGGCGAGAGAATTCCGTTATTCACTCGCGAGACCTGGAATAAAGCTAATGCTAACCCATCGTTGTTCTGTCCCGGTCCTCCTGGAGCACCTCGACGTCCACTGGACAAACTTGCAGCGTTTTCAGTAGATGTCTGGCCTTCATTGCACTGCATGATGCCTACAGATCACCCTGAAGTTATCGACACAGCGACTGTATACAAAGGGTCAGCGAGTCCCTACAGCTGTACTCTCGATATCACAATCGGCATGAAATACGGTTTGCTCAAGATCGGAGAGCTCATGCCGGCGGAGAAGCTAACACCTGGCCACCGCTCCTTTATCGAGTATGTCGGCGACCGAAAGCGAAACCTCTTTTCGCACAGTGATGGTGGGCAATTGATGTTCAACTTTGTCATTGGTGAGAAAGCATTTCTTTGGAGTGCACATCTAGGAGGTTATGAGGGTATTCTGCGAGACTTACAGCCAAAGCCTGATATTGCGATATTGGCTATCGCTGGAAGAGCGAATCTTAATGGTAGACCATTTGATGGTTCTGCAGCTGAGTTTGCGGCTATGaaggttggttggttgggtAATCCGTCTCAGGTGATCTGGTGTTTACATGATGAAGCGTACGCAACCTTGCCCGAGCAAAGCTGGAATGGAAGATTAACTGACATACTGCAGATGCATTCCACCTTGGAGGACCAAGACTGAAGCGGCTACAAAAGCCGTCGAGAAGAATGGCAAGACAAAGGTTTTGACGATGGACTTTGCTCGGCCGGTCAAGTTAGACATCTAGCTTACCATTGGTGCTGGGCGTCTCATAGAACTTAATGCTACGGTTCCATCTTCGGAATTAATTTAATGCAGTAGGATAGCTTGCATACATAACTGTACTAGTACTTCTCGTGACTCCTTCGTATAATGGAGACTATAGCGTCCTACCATatcttctccatccatcatATAGCACAAATAACAGATCGTTTATAGTTCTTCAATACAGCGAACATGGATCTTTTCTTATACTGCTATTTTTTGCAGATCATCTACGTCTCGCGACAAAGGTCGATCGTGCTACCACATACCACACGGAGAATACTAATTCCATATCATGCATAATGATAACCGTCAATCTCACAGAAGCAGAAAGTCCGATCCTCCGCCACCAGCATCAGGCCCTAAATTGCCAAGTATCCGAAGTATTTTAGCTGACTTCTCTTCCCCTCTCGGACTAAATCTCAACGGGGTCTGCACCATTCCCCGTGCGGCCCCGTCGGCTACAGGTCAGACGTCGACTCTTACCCCGTGGGGATCTATCCTAAGCCGATGTACCTCCACCGGCTACTACCTCAGAGCATCGCTTCCCTTCGTGCTTAGCTGCTATTGCCGCTGCGAAGTTGATCTGTTATCTGCTTCTATCGGCTCGGTACGGGTCCAGACTCCGCGATTCCGGTTTTGTATGACTACCTCAAAACAAATCCTTAGCAACCAGGTATTGCTTCGACACCATTACGAATCCGTCGTCCCTTAATACGCTCATCCCAAGTCAACCAAAACACTAGATCACCATGGCCCAAACTGAGAGCTCACTCTCGAATGACACAAGCTCTACCAGACAAGATGTCGACATCGAGACATCGGAAAAGGGTCCCCACGTTGAGGCATACTCAGAATCACGAATACTATCTCCCGTCAGCGAGACTGAATATCCCGAAGGAGGCAGAGAAGCATGGCTCGTCGTTGTCGGAGGCTGGTTCGGCCTCTTCTGTACCTTCGGCCTAGTAACCTGCGTCGGCGTATTTCTCGAATACTACCAGACCGATCCTTTGGTAGATTACAGCCCCAGCGCCATCAGTTGGATCACGAGTTTGCAGGTTTTCTTCCAAGTCGGAGGTTCCGCTGTTGTGAGTCGCACCGTTAATATCATTTGCAATCCAAAATAGCTAATAGAGCAATCCTAGTGGGGTCGTGTCTATGATTCATACGGCcctcgatggcttcttctcatcggcgcTCCAGTATACGTCCTTGGCATAATGATGCTCTCTTTATCCACGCAATACTACCAAATCCTCCTCTCGCAAGCTCTACTAAGCTCAATGGGCTCAGGTGCCGTCTTCACCGCTTCTCTTACCTCGACAACATCATGGTTCAGAAAGAAACGCGGTACTGTCTTTGGTATCGTCAACTCTGGATCTTCCGCCGGTGGTATAGTACTTCCAATTATGCTATCTCGCTTGTTCAAGACCATCGGTTTCGGATGGACATTAAGAGTGGTGGGATTTATGTTCTTGGCTTTCATGGCGATTTCGTGCATGTTGATCAAGTCGCGCACGCCACCGAAACCTCGTCCTTTCGCGTTATCAGATTATCAAAGGTGTTTCAAAGAACCAGTCATGCTTTTGACAATGCTTGGTGGCTTTCTATTCTTTTGGGGAATGTTTCTACCTTTGAACTACATTATCATCCAGGCTAAGGCAAGCGGCGTTTCTTCAGATCTTGTTCCTTACCTTCTCCCTCTTATCAACGGTATCAGCCTCATTGGTCGCTTGACAGCAGGTGCACTAGCAGATCTCATCGGTCAGTTCAACTGCATGTTGATAATCACCGCATTCACAGGCATCTTGACGCTAGTGCTCTGGATCCCGGGCAGTCAAAGCACGGGAGCTATCATGGCATATGCCGTTGCTTTCGGGTACGGCTCAGGTGGCTACGTGTCCATCTTCCCTGGCTGTGTTGGTCAGATCAGCCCAATTGAAGAAATCGGTACGAGGATTGGACTCGCGTCACTTGTCAATGCGTTTGGGGCTTTGACGGGGAGTCCACTTGGTGGTGCGTTAATCTCGGATAAGAATGGAGGCGGCAATAGCTTCATGGGCTTGCAGTTGTTTTGTGGTTGTACAATGATTGCTTCGGTATTTGCGTATGGGACTGCACGATATTTGCAGGCGGGTTTCAAGTGGGCAAGGGTTTAGAATCTTGTAGTGAAGGGCGTCCTAATGTCTCTATGGTCTCTCCATACTTCAAACCGATGTATGAGCCCTTGTAGCGAAAAAGAAGAATGTTACTATCGGTGTGTTACATGATTTAGCATCTTACAGCCCCATACTCCTAGCATAAAGCTTTTCAGCTATCCTTTGTGCAACGAGGTAAGGCTAGGTATGAGACGGGGCGGCTAATTTTCCATGTCAATTCTTTGCACGTTATTACTGCGCCCTAATACCTCTTGCCACTTCTCTCAATAGATGCGTTATTTGCAGTTAAGACatgtggctgagagcttgtAGTCGCCATATAAAACGAGTCACTCCTCTTCAAATCGAGCTGTTATATTATCCAGTTCTTGGTTATGCAGACGCACAGGCATGTATAACAGGGCACTGGCTGCATATCTTCAATCCCAGCCAATTACAAAGCTTCAGGCCGTAATTACCCGAACGCCAGGCTCGCAGCCAGCGTTCAGTGGCACAACTAGCGCAAATTCCTCTCTGCGTCAAAGTGTTTTGAGCTGAAAAATCACTCACCCGTTCAATTTTGTTCATCCTTCCGGCGGTATCATGGCACAAGCGAAGACTTTGGAAGGGTCCAATGTGCGCGGGAGTCGGGTAACTCGCTTATTGGTCTGCAAAGTGTCCGAGGGAAACTAACTGGAATTTAGCTGGCACCGTTCTCCATACAGCTCTTGAAATACCACCAGAATCCAGACCATGAAAACAGCTCGCTCTTGAGTCTTTTTCCTGCATCTTATTGCAGCGATTCTTATGATTTGGTTTCGCCTGATGGCCATCTTGCTACCTGTATTACCAAAGAGCTTGATATTGAACGTCTAAGCAGGATACAGCGATGGCTATGGATTGCAGGAAGTCCTGTGCCAGCCAGACCACTCCACAGCCAGATCTGGAAAGACCGAGAAATTGTCATCACGGAGGATATGGATATGCATCTTGTATGGACGACAGGCAAGATATTTATCAAACCGCTTCCACGATTCTTATTAGAGCCTGCCGTCTGGACTGACTTCCTCTGCTGTTCAGAGAATTGTGATTGCTCGACTGGTGCGGAAGGGGAGATGCAGGATTGTGAGCAGCGGAAGCTTCACAAAGTAGCGTTGGGGTTTTTATATTCATATGCCGCTTTGATTCGACATGAAAGTGACTTACTGCTAGCGAAGGAGAGGTATCTCCTCCCTAATGACGACATTCGCTGGTCCGATTGGACAACCTTCATACGGCAGCTAGACACTGAGCATATCTATCCCGACATCAACCCACGATTCTACCATAAGGAGTTACAACTAAGTCGACTGGATTATATCTACTACTTTATCCAAGGCAACCCAGCAGGCTTTGCACGCCGTTGGCACCGATCTTCAACATTTCTCAAGGCAAATCTTGGGTGGATTACTGCGACGACTGTATACATAGTTGTCGTGCTCACATCTATGCAGGTTGGGCTCGCCACCGAGGCTCTCGGTCGTGACCACGCTTTTCAATCAGCGTCGTATGGTCTTACTATATTCTCAATTCTTGGGCCCTTAATCTGTGCTGGGTTCGTCGTTGTTTTATCGGTGTGTATTTTGGTATATGACGCGTCGCAGATACTTGTGAAAGTGAATAGACGGCTGGATCATTTCGGTGGCCAACCAGGCCACAGCAGGAATTAAGATGAATAGTTACTAGCTTTCTATAGAAATATGGACTTGTTAGCTTATACTGAGGTCTATACTTTTCTTCATCGCTAGCCACTACTTCTTGTTGTGAACTTGCTAGTATAAAAGCTAAGAATATGCATAATGGCATTTATCCATCAAGGAAGCTCGGGGGCATCATCCTTGGGTTCCCAGCCAAACATCCTAAGACAGCTCACGAAACCACCAACCACGAAAAGCATCACTCGCAGACCAATAATTATTCCTCTACCAATCAAACTATCCAAGTCCGGTAACTATTACATCGTCAGCTCTAATCATCACGCTACGAAGAAAGGATTAACACCTGTTGATTGCTGCTTTTCTTGACCCATTCAAAAGCCCTTGGCATCATGGCTTTCTCATACACCGCCAACTGGTCACCAACCTGCTCATCGGTCACACTCCCATACATGTTCTTCATTTTAGCAAGTTCCAGTAATGGACCAAGTGCATCAGCTGTATCGTGGATCGCATTATTCGCGCCCATTCCTCTGGACGGAAGCATTGGATGGATAGAATCTCCAATGAGCCAGACGCGCGGATTGGCAATGCTTGGATATGACTTTTTCTCGTTCGTAGACAGAAGTTGTTGTCTCCAATCAACAGGCGTGTCGTTTCTTGC
This genomic interval carries:
- a CDS encoding major facilitator superfamily domain-containing protein, with the translated sequence MAQTESSLSNDTSSTRQDVDIETSEKGPHVEAYSESRILSPVSETEYPEGGREAWLVVVGGWFGLFCTFGLVTCVGVFLEYYQTDPLVDYSPSAISWITSLQVFFQVGGSAVWGRVYDSYGPRWLLLIGAPVYVLGIMMLSLSTQYYQILLSQALLSSMGSGAVFTASLTSTTSWFRKKRGTVFGIVNSGSSAGGIVLPIMLSRLFKTIGFGWTLRVVGFMFLAFMAISCMLIKSRTPPKPRPFALSDYQRCFKEPVMLLTMLGGFLFFWGMFLPLNYIIIQAKASGVSSDLVPYLLPLINGISLIGRLTAGALADLIGQFNCMLIITAFTGILTLVLWIPGSQSTGAIMAYAVAFGYGSGGYVSIFPGCVGQISPIEEIGTRIGLASLVNAFGALTGSPLGGALISDKNGGGNSFMGLQLFCGCTMIASVFAYGTARYLQAGFKWARV